Below is a genomic region from Mesorhizobium sp. NZP2298.
CGCGTTCCTCGATGATGCCGGTCTGACGGCTGAACGCCTGCTCGATCTTGTCGACATCGGCGGCGATCGCGGCCGAAATGTCGGTGCTCCTGGCTGCGATCTGGTCGATATGACCCGACAGCGAGCGGTCGACGTCCTTACGGGTCTCGGCGAGCTTGCCGAGATCGTCTTCCAGCGCACGGCTCAACATGTCGCGGCCTTCGGCCAGCTTGCCGACATGGCCAGCGATGATGTTGTCGATCTCACCGCGGCTCTCGGTCAGCTTCTGCAGGTCGGCCTCCAGGACCCGTGAAAGCTGCCCGCGATCCTCCGCCAGCTTTTCCGACTGGCTGGATATGACACCTCTGATGGTGTTGAGGTCCGATTCCAGCGCGCGCTTGAGAATATCGCGGCCTTCGGCCAGCTTCTCGACCTGGCCGGCGACCAGACCATCGATGCTGGAGCGGCTTTCGGCCAGCTTGGCGAGATCAGCTTCAAGGGCACGCTTGAGAATGTCGCGGCCTTCGGCCAGCTTCTCTACTTGGCCGGCGACCAGGCCATCGATGCTGGAGCGGCTTTCGGCCAGCTTGGCAAGATCGTCCTCGAGAGCCTTCGACAGGGTCGAGCGCTCCTGGACAAGCCTGTCGGCGTGGCCCGCGACCAGGCCGCTGACGCTGTCGAGATCGGCCTCCAGCGCCTTCGACAGGGTCGAGCGCTCCTGAACCAGGCGCTCGGCATGGCTGTTGACGAGGCTGTTGACGCTTTCGAGGTCGACTTCCAGCGCCTTCGACAGGGTCGAGCGATCCTGGACAAGCCGCTCGGAATGGCTGTTGACGAGGCTGTTGACGCTTTCGAGATCTGCTTCGAGCGCCTTGGCGAACTGGGCGCGGTCGTCGACCAGTTTCTGCGACTGGTCGGCAACGGTATTCTTGATCGTGTTGAGGTCGGCTTCCAGCGCGCGTTTGAGAATGTCACGGCCTTCGGCCAGCTTCTCCACCTGGCCGGCGACCAGACCATCGATGCTGGAGCGGCTGTCGGCCAGCTTGGCGAGGTCATCCTCAAGAGCCTTCGACAAGGTCGAACGATCCTGAACCAGCCTGTTCATATGATCGGCGATGACGCTGTTCACATTCTGCAGGTCGGCTTCCAGGACCCGCGAAAGCTGCCCGCGATCCTCCGCCAGCTTTTCCGACTGGCTGGATATGACGCCCTTGATGGTGTTGAGGTCCGATTCCAGCGCGCGCTTGAGAATGTCGCGGCCCTCGGCCAGCTTCTCGACCTGGCCGGCGACCAGGCCGTCGATGCTGGAGCGGCTTTCGGCCAGCTTGGCAAGGTCGGCTTCGAGCGTCTGCGACAGCAGGCTGCGGTCGTTGGCAAGCCTTCCGGAATGATCGTCAAGCAGGCCCCTGATGCCCGAGAGGTCGTTTTCGAGCGAACGACCGAGCTGGGTGCGGTCTTCCATCAGCTTTGCCGAATGGGTCTCGATCAGGTTCTTGATGCCGATGATGTCGTTTTCCAGCGCCTTGGCGAGCACCGCGCGGCCTTCGGCGATCTTCTCGACCTGGCCGGCGACCAGCCCGTCAATGCTGGCGCGGCTGTCGGACAGCTTGCCGAGATCCGCTTCCAGGGCGCGCGACAGGATGTTGCGGCCTTCGGCGAGTTTTCCGACATGTCCGGCGACCATTTCATCAATGATCGTGCGAGCTTGAACGAGTTTCCCGGAGTCTTCGTTGAGGGCCAGTGAAAGCCGGTTGCGGCCTTCTTCCAGCCTCTCGAGGTGGCTGCCGAGCGATGCATCGATGGCAGCGCGCGATTCGTTGACCTTGCGCAGGTCCTCTTCGAGGGCGCGTGCGATCAGGCTGCGGCCTTCGGCCAGCTTCTGCACCTGGTTGGTCACGGCGGCATCGATGCCGGCGCGGCCCTCGGCGAATTTCGCGAGATCCGCCTCCATGGCGGCTGCCATGCGTTCGCGGCTTTCGGAAAGCTTGCGGCTGTGGTTTTCGACGGCTTCCTCGATGCCGACGCGAGCGTCGGCTAGCCGCTGGATGTCGCTGTCGAAAGAGCGCGAGACGACGTGACGCGCCGCTTCCATGCGCCCGGCGAAGTCGCTGGCGCGGGCCTCCAGCATGCTCGATGTCGAGGTGACGATGTCGGCCATGTCGGCGCCGATCTGGGTCTTGCCCTGATCGATCATGGCGGTCAGCGTATCCCTGCTCTCGGCGAAAGTGTGGGCGATTTCGCGGGCGCGCTCGACCAGCGTCTCGTTGATCTGGCGGGCTCGCGCCTCAAGCGCGGCGTTGAGCTTCTGCGTACCGGTGTCCAGCGCTTCGGCGCGGGTCTGGAACTCGCTGATCAGCGCCTGGCCGCGTTCGGCGAGCGTGCGCTCGATGCCGTTGAGGCTGGCTTCGAATTCCGAATTGAGGGTGCGCGCGGCGCCGCCAAGCAGCGACACCATGCCGGTGGTACGATCGTCGAGCAGATCGGTCAGCGACCGGGTCAGGCCGTCCGTCGTGTCCGTCAGCTTGGCAATGCGCGTGTCGAGCAGGCTGGCGAAGGCCTCGCCAGAGGTCGTAAGCCTGTCGGTGATGTTGTCGAGCCGGCCTTCCACCGAATCGAAAATCGACATCGAGCTTTCATTGATGCGGTCGATCAGCGTGTCGCCGGAATTGGTGATCGTCATCGACAGCTTGGTCGATGCGTTGAGGATCGAGTCGCGGATGATGTCGCTGGCGGCGCCGATTTCATCCCTGAGCGTCTCATGCGCGCCCGAAATCGAGGCGCGGACCCGCTCGGCATGGGTGACGACGGCCTCGCGCTCGCTGCCGAGCCCGTCGACCAGCGAACGGATGCGGGTTTCGTTTTCCGAATAGGAGCGCTCGATCTGGTTGACTTCGCTGTGGACCAGCGTTTCCAGTTCCACGGCGCGGGCAAGTGTGCGTTCGATGCCTTCGCCCATGGCCGCCACTTCGCGGCGAACAGCCTGGCCGATCATCATGACGCGATCCTGCGCCATGTTTTCCGGCTCGGTCAGGCGGAAGGCCACTTCCGTCATCGACTGTGCGGCGATGCGCATGTCCTGGGCGCGGCGAATCATGGCCGCGAAGGCCCAGAACAGGATGATCGGCACGATCGCCGCGACGGCGAGGCCAATCAGCTCGGGACGGGCAAAGAACTGGTCGAGCGTGCGGATCCGCCAGATGCCCGGTCCGAACAGCAGGTTGGCGAGCGCACCAGCGCCCGCGACCCATGCGAGCGACACAAACGCGATGATCCAGTAGACGGTGTTGGAAGCGCGCCTGTTGAGGCTGTGCAGGAGGGTCTTGTAATCTTTCTGACGATCGTCGTTGGCCGGCGCAAAGCCCGTGGGCTGCGTGCCATTGCCATTGCGTGTCTCCACCGGGCGCAGTTCAGCGGGCTTGGCCTTTGGCGCGGGCTTCGCGGCCTGATCGGTCACGGGGCCCTGATTGGCCACGGGCGCCTGATTGGCGGCGGGTGCCGGATTCTGGTTGCGTCCCTCGCGAGCCAGCTCGTCGGCGGCCTGGGATATCTGCGCTTCCAGATCTTCCATCGAAGCCGCGATATCGAGATCGCCGCTGCCGATGTCGCCGCTGAGGTCGAGATCGAGCGCTTTTTCCAGTTCCCTGGCCACGTCGCTGTCGAGAGTTCTCGTGTTCGTCGTTGGTTTCTTCGCCATGCCTTCGCTACCCTGTACTAGCTGCCGCGGGCTTATATAATTCTGTTTGTCTTACCCCCGCGCAGGAGGCTGAAAATGGACCCTCGTATCGTAATGACACAGGGGGGTAAAGAAAACATGCATTCCGCGGGATACGTAAAACTTTAAATATAAGGTTAACGGAAGCGTGATTTGGGCGCCGCTTTCGCAACATTTTTCCGGGCCATTCATTAACCCGTTGTCCATTGGATTCGCCTAGTTTTTCAGGCGGCCGAAGAAAACGGAGTTCGAGTTCATGCGTGGCGAAAGCGGCATTGCCTTCTCAATGCCCGGGGGCGACGTATCGGGAACCAGGCAGTCCCGACCGGTCGATTTGGCACACCTTGCCCGGCAGACGATGGGCGACCGCGCTCTCGAGCAGGAGGTGCTGGCGCTGTTTGTACAGCAGGCGCTGTCGGTGCGCGACAAAATAGTCGACGCCAATCTCAAGGACCGGCTTTTGCTGGCTCACGGGTTGAAGGGCTCGGCTCGCGGCGTCGGCGCCTTCGCCATCGCCGATTGCGCCACCGAGATCGAGCGGCGGCCGGAAGACAGCCAGACGCTCAAGCGGCTTGGCACGCTGATCGACGAAGTGCGCGATTTCATCGCCGCGATCAATCGCTGACCCCCGGTTTGTGGAAAAACGTCACCGAGCGCCGCTTTCGCGCGGCAGTTGACTTGTTTGCCGGAGTGATTATCTCGGCTGAAACTCCCTTCAGGTGACAAATGACCAAACTGACCTTCATCGCCCATGACGGCACACATTTTGACGTGGATGCCGAAAACGGCTCGACGGTGATGGAAAACGCCATCCGCAACGCCGTGCCGGGGATCGAGGCCGAGTGCGGCGGCGCCTGTGCCTGCGCCACCTGCCATGTCTATGTCGACGAGGCATGGACGGCGGAGGTCGGCGAGCCCGAGGCGATGGAGGAGGACATGCTTGACTTCGCCTACGACGTCCAGCCGAATTCGCGGCTGTCCTGCCAGATCAAGGTGCGCGACGCGCTCGACGGTCTGGTGGTGCGGGTGCCCGAGCGCCAGGGCTGAAAGCCGATTTTTCCAGCTGCCGCTTGGCAGCGGGTCGGCGGTCATGCAGTCTCACGCCAATCCAGCAGCGAGGCATAGCGCATGACCGGGATCATCAGCACAGACGTCCTCATTGTCGGAGCGGGGCCCGTGGGGCTGTTTGCCGTGTTCGAACTCGGCCTGTTCGATATGAAGTGCCACCTGATCGACATTCTCGACAGGCCAGGGGGCCAATGCGCGGAGCTTTATCCGGAAAAGCCGATCTACGACATCCCCGGTTGGCCTTCGATCTCGGCGCAAGGGCTGGTCGACAAGCTGCTCGAGCAGATCCACCCGTTCAAGCCTGACTTCACCTACAATCGCATGGTCTCCAGCCTGGAGAAGCTGGAGGATGGCAGCTTTCGCGTGACCACGGACGAGAACGAGGTGTTCGAGGCCAAGGTGGTGGTCATCGCCGCGGGCGGCGGCTCGTTCCAGCCGAAGCGTCCGCCGATCCCGGGCATCGAGCCCTATGAAGGCAAGAGCGTCTTCTATTCGGTGCGCCGGATGGAGGATTTTCGCGGCCACGACCTCGTCATTGTCGGCGGCGGCGACTCGGCGCTCGACTGGACGCTGAACCTGCAGGCTGTGGCGAAAAGCGTGACGCTGGTCCATCGGCGGCCTGAATTCCGCGCCGCGCCCGACAGCGTCAACAAGATGTACGCCATGCAGGAGATGAAGCAGCTGGAATTCAAGGTCGGCCAGGTGACCGGCCTCTCCGGCGCCGATGGCCAGCTGTCATCGGCCACCATCAAGGGCGGTCCGGACGGCGATATCGAAGTGCCATGCACACGCATGCTGCCCTTCTTCGGCTTGACCATGAAGCTTGGACCGATCGCGGAATGGGGGCTCAATCTGCACGAAAACCTGATTCCGGTCGACACCGAGAAGTTCCAGACATCGGTGCCCGGCATTTTCGCCGTCGGCGACATCAACTGGTATCCGGGCAAGCTAAAGCTGATCCTGTCGGGCTTCCATGAAGTGGCGCTAATGGCGCAGGCCGCCAAGCGCATCATCAGCCCCGGGGAACGCATCGTGTTCCAGTACACGACCTCGTCGACGAGCCTGCAAAAGAAGCTCGGCGTGGTGGACGCTTCCTAGGGCGTTTCACCGTTTCGCGGAAACGGGAAGAGGCTCTATCTCTTTGATCTAATGCATTTCCCAAGGGGAACGCGATTCGCACTTTCCTGGAATTGCTCCAGTCTAGTCCGCCAGGACCGGAGTCTCGGGCCGGCCGCGCAGCGGCTTTTCCGGCATCAGGCTGAGCGTCAGAAGCGCCAGCATCAGCATAACCACGGCGGCGGCGAAGATCACCCAGAACGCCGAAGTCCCAGCCACGGCTCCGCCCGCCTGGGCGCCTTCGCCAGCCAGCGGCAGGCCGTTGCCCAGCGCGACGGCACCGAGGATCGCCACGCCGAGCGCGCTGCCCAGCGAGCGCAGGAACGTCATCACGCCGGTGGCGACGCCGAGATGCTTGGGGTCGACCGCGTTCTGGACCGACACCGTGGCGACCGGAAAGGTGGTGCCGCTGCCAATGCCGATGCATGTCGTCAGGATCTCGACGACCAACAGCGAGGCGTGCCCGGCCACAAGCGTGAGGATGGCGAGACACGCGGCGGCGAAGGCCAACCCAATCATGGCGATCCGCTTGTAGTGGACGAAGCGTGGAATGGTGCGCCCGCTGAATGTCGCGCCGGCAACCGTGCCCAGCATCAGCCCCAGCAGGGCGGTGCCGGATTCGCTCGCCGACAAGCCGATGACCGATTGCAGGTAGACCGGCAGATAGACCGACAGCCCGATATTGGAGGCCTGCAGGAGGAACAGCGAAAGCGTGCCCCCGAGAACGATTGGATTGGAGAGCACTTCGAGCGAGATCAGCGGCTCGGAAGCGCGCAACAGCCGCAGCGCGAACGCACACCAGATGATGGCCGAACTCGCCAGCAGCCCGAGGATTTCGCGCGACAGCCACGGATACTCGCTGCCGCCCCAATTCAAGGCCAGAAGTACTAGGGCGGTGGCCACGATCAAAAGCAGCGCGCCAAGACCGTCTATGCGATGCCGCTTTGCCGCGACTGGCAGCTTCCTCAGCGGCTTGTTGATGATGGCCATCGCGGCGATGCCGAGCGGGATGTTGATCCAGAAGATCAGCGACCAGTGCAGATGTTCGGCGAAGGTGCCGCCCAACAGTGGCCCAGCGATGCTGGCGACCGCCCAGGTGCCCGAAATCCAGGCCGCGTATCGTGCCCGCTCTCGCGGCGGCACAAGGTCTCCGATCACGGTCTGCGCCAGGGCGAACAGGCCGCCGCCGCCGGCGCCCTGGATGGCGCGCCCGACCACCAGCACGAACATGTTGGGAGCCATCGCGCTGACAAGCGATCCCAGGAGAAAGATCAGGATCGCGGCATACACCGTTGGCCGACGGCCATGGACGTCCGAGATCTTGCCGTAGAGCGGTGCCATGGCGGTCGCAGTCAGCAGGTAGCCGGTGACGATCCACGGCAGATACTGCGCATGGCCAAGCGCATGCCCGATGGTCGGCATGGCCGGCGCGACGATGGTCTGATCGAGCGCCGCCAGCAGCATCGACAAAAGCACGCCGCCGATGATGGCGTTCTTTTCGGCTTCGGTCAGTGGCGTGGCCGCAGCCGCGATGGTCTGCTTGTCGACAGCCTGGTCCATAGTCTTTCGTCCATGTGCTCGCGCGCTGTCCGGGTCACCGATTGGGCTTGTCTGGTGGGTGCGCCGTGCTTGAAGGGTTGTGCCCTGCCAACCCGTGATATGTCGTTCCGTATAGGCCGATTTCGACTGCCGTTCGAAAATTTTTCGAAGCTGGCACTACGCTTCGGCCCGGTTGGCTTGTGTCGGCGCCGCTCGGTGCGCCCACAAAATTCAGGCCGGCGGCAACTGGCCATTCTGGATGCGCTCGATGCGATAGCGCATGAGCCGGAGGATACGGCTTTCGAAATTGACGCTTTCGACGCGGTCGAACTGCACCTGGGCGCGATCGTGCCTGGCGAGGACGGCGGCGGTGATCTCGGCCGCCTTCGCCTTGGCCGCATCGCAATCCTTCTGCGGATAGGTAGCCTTCAGCGCGTCTTCCAACTCGCGGGCATGATTCTTGGCGATCTCGACATGGCGTTCTTCGTGGCGCTTGATGTCGGCAGACAGCGTATCCCAGAACAGCTTGACATCGGCATCCGCCTTGCGCGGGCGGCGCCATTCCGGAAGGATTACCTTGACCTTGAGGGTCACGACCGCGTCGGCGATCCGGCAGGAGCCAGCCTGCCGGGCGTAGCTGATACGAGTGGTGAAGGCCATCTGGGTGGCGCCGGGGTGGCGCGAGCCCGTGCTTTTGACCTGCGGCCCATGTTTGGAGAGCTGCTTCTCGATATCCTCGAGCGTGCTGCCGCCAATGGAAAAATAGCTGTATGTCTTCACCAGATTGGCCGCGCCCGCTGGGATGGCGGTCGTCACGGCAAGCAGCAGCGCGCAGAGCAGGGTTCGTTTCATCATATTGCCTCTTCGACCACCTTGCTTTACGGCCGTTGCCAACGCAACGGAATTGATCCTTTGCGGATCACACATCATTGATGAACCCATGGTTGATGAGCAATGACGGCGGGGCGATGGCAGCTGGCCCATGGACGCCATCTCGACCTTGGCCGCAAGGCCGTGGTTGTCGGGATCCTCAATGTCACCCCCGACAGCTTTTCCGACGGTGGCCTGTTTGATGTCCCCGAGGCGGCACTGGCCCAGGCGCGTCGCATGGTCGGCGAAGGGGCTCGGATCATCGATGTTGGTGGAGAATCGACCCGGCCGGGTGGTGCCGCAATATCGGCCAGCGAGGAACAGGCGCGTATCCTGCCGGTGATCGAGGCGCTGGCGCGTTCCGGCGAGGTGCTGATTTCGGTCGACACCTATCGTGCCGAGACCGCGCGGCTTGCGGTGGCTGCCGG
It encodes:
- a CDS encoding kinesin produces the protein MAKKPTTNTRTLDSDVARELEKALDLDLSGDIGSGDLDIAASMEDLEAQISQAADELAREGRNQNPAPAANQAPVANQGPVTDQAAKPAPKAKPAELRPVETRNGNGTQPTGFAPANDDRQKDYKTLLHSLNRRASNTVYWIIAFVSLAWVAGAGALANLLFGPGIWRIRTLDQFFARPELIGLAVAAIVPIILFWAFAAMIRRAQDMRIAAQSMTEVAFRLTEPENMAQDRVMMIGQAVRREVAAMGEGIERTLARAVELETLVHSEVNQIERSYSENETRIRSLVDGLGSEREAVVTHAERVRASISGAHETLRDEIGAASDIIRDSILNASTKLSMTITNSGDTLIDRINESSMSIFDSVEGRLDNITDRLTTSGEAFASLLDTRIAKLTDTTDGLTRSLTDLLDDRTTGMVSLLGGAARTLNSEFEASLNGIERTLAERGQALISEFQTRAEALDTGTQKLNAALEARARQINETLVERAREIAHTFAESRDTLTAMIDQGKTQIGADMADIVTSTSSMLEARASDFAGRMEAARHVVSRSFDSDIQRLADARVGIEEAVENHSRKLSESRERMAAAMEADLAKFAEGRAGIDAAVTNQVQKLAEGRSLIARALEEDLRKVNESRAAIDASLGSHLERLEEGRNRLSLALNEDSGKLVQARTIIDEMVAGHVGKLAEGRNILSRALEADLGKLSDSRASIDGLVAGQVEKIAEGRAVLAKALENDIIGIKNLIETHSAKLMEDRTQLGRSLENDLSGIRGLLDDHSGRLANDRSLLSQTLEADLAKLAESRSSIDGLVAGQVEKLAEGRDILKRALESDLNTIKGVISSQSEKLAEDRGQLSRVLEADLQNVNSVIADHMNRLVQDRSTLSKALEDDLAKLADSRSSIDGLVAGQVEKLAEGRDILKRALEADLNTIKNTVADQSQKLVDDRAQFAKALEADLESVNSLVNSHSERLVQDRSTLSKALEVDLESVNSLVNSHAERLVQERSTLSKALEADLDSVSGLVAGHADRLVQERSTLSKALEDDLAKLAESRSSIDGLVAGQVEKLAEGRDILKRALEADLAKLAESRSSIDGLVAGQVEKLAEGRDILKRALESDLNTIRGVISSQSEKLAEDRGQLSRVLEADLQKLTESRGEIDNIIAGHVGKLAEGRDMLSRALEDDLGKLAETRKDVDRSLSGHIDQIAARSTDISAAIAADVDKIEQAFSRQTGIIEERAGTMERALSTGVDNVRSVLEKSAVFVAGALRDKVLEVTSTLHEQAGAAFSDADRKIAERAEQTSAALLARAEDIARTFEEADRRLHARAEDTSNALLARADDTSSTLLARAHETADQLAARAGEIAGTFDLADQKLAARAQATTDQLAARAQETADHLAARASEIAGTFDAADQKLVARAVETAQSLAARAGDILRNFESADQRLGMRIGESAEALAARASDLGRIFDAADQQLVSRIAEGSDALSSRASEIGRIFDEADQRLVSRIADSSSTIGEHAQTIVGAFASTEQRVADRARQTGQELAVHAREIEQALAGADERLASSAAAAAARVEEQIASVENRLAYTTETMGQKLNEQVSTAEAQLVSRANVIAETFTAVGQHIGQSTNDAAKTIGANTRELNTMLAARSAEMSRILDETARPLVERFAQGGSELQKSMEEVTERATEKLRSENAALVNALASRTAETLSAVEGARSSLSDSVADLIGRMTNSSSQLGQLIEQAAVNLGQVDERLTGSTQSFAATTEKAAQTFASSARLVDSNTTRLTELSSSTLREVASIATKFDEHSRLLASASDLLSSAQSNLEHTLERQSSLEDLAVGLVKKSEDLERVMRSFENLVGQTLQNAEGKTLESADKIRNAITDVVDSATKRFADATEEMRRTAGSIKSELDLTRAELKKGVIEMPEEAKESTSAIRRAVSEQINALKELSDIVAKSGRGGDTSEPRTLRPAPQAPVTRAAEPPRRAPAPQPELRTPQAPLGGTALRGTLDLERPAEAAPRQQRPDANTRTPQGGWVRDLLTAASNDADLRPAAPPSAPAEAPRAAPAQRSPLHVVESLNSLSVDIARAIDHDASIELWNRYRRGERDVFTRRLYTLKGQQTFDEIRRKYQGEAEFRAAVDRYCDDFEKLLKDVSRNDRDNIMAQTYLTSDTGKVYTMLAHASGRLH
- a CDS encoding Hpt domain-containing protein — protein: MRGESGIAFSMPGGDVSGTRQSRPVDLAHLARQTMGDRALEQEVLALFVQQALSVRDKIVDANLKDRLLLAHGLKGSARGVGAFAIADCATEIERRPEDSQTLKRLGTLIDEVRDFIAAINR
- a CDS encoding 2Fe-2S iron-sulfur cluster-binding protein, with product MTKLTFIAHDGTHFDVDAENGSTVMENAIRNAVPGIEAECGGACACATCHVYVDEAWTAEVGEPEAMEEDMLDFAYDVQPNSRLSCQIKVRDALDGLVVRVPERQG
- a CDS encoding NAD(P)/FAD-dependent oxidoreductase encodes the protein MTGIISTDVLIVGAGPVGLFAVFELGLFDMKCHLIDILDRPGGQCAELYPEKPIYDIPGWPSISAQGLVDKLLEQIHPFKPDFTYNRMVSSLEKLEDGSFRVTTDENEVFEAKVVVIAAGGGSFQPKRPPIPGIEPYEGKSVFYSVRRMEDFRGHDLVIVGGGDSALDWTLNLQAVAKSVTLVHRRPEFRAAPDSVNKMYAMQEMKQLEFKVGQVTGLSGADGQLSSATIKGGPDGDIEVPCTRMLPFFGLTMKLGPIAEWGLNLHENLIPVDTEKFQTSVPGIFAVGDINWYPGKLKLILSGFHEVALMAQAAKRIISPGERIVFQYTTSSTSLQKKLGVVDAS
- a CDS encoding MDR family MFS transporter — translated: MDQAVDKQTIAAAATPLTEAEKNAIIGGVLLSMLLAALDQTIVAPAMPTIGHALGHAQYLPWIVTGYLLTATAMAPLYGKISDVHGRRPTVYAAILIFLLGSLVSAMAPNMFVLVVGRAIQGAGGGGLFALAQTVIGDLVPPRERARYAAWISGTWAVASIAGPLLGGTFAEHLHWSLIFWINIPLGIAAMAIINKPLRKLPVAAKRHRIDGLGALLLIVATALVLLALNWGGSEYPWLSREILGLLASSAIIWCAFALRLLRASEPLISLEVLSNPIVLGGTLSLFLLQASNIGLSVYLPVYLQSVIGLSASESGTALLGLMLGTVAGATFSGRTIPRFVHYKRIAMIGLAFAAACLAILTLVAGHASLLVVEILTTCIGIGSGTTFPVATVSVQNAVDPKHLGVATGVMTFLRSLGSALGVAILGAVALGNGLPLAGEGAQAGGAVAGTSAFWVIFAAAVVMLMLALLTLSLMPEKPLRGRPETPVLAD
- a CDS encoding DUF922 domain-containing Zn-dependent protease translates to MMKRTLLCALLLAVTTAIPAGAANLVKTYSYFSIGGSTLEDIEKQLSKHGPQVKSTGSRHPGATQMAFTTRISYARQAGSCRIADAVVTLKVKVILPEWRRPRKADADVKLFWDTLSADIKRHEERHVEIAKNHARELEDALKATYPQKDCDAAKAKAAEITAAVLARHDRAQVQFDRVESVNFESRILRLMRYRIERIQNGQLPPA